From the genome of Miscanthus floridulus cultivar M001 chromosome 10, ASM1932011v1, whole genome shotgun sequence, one region includes:
- the LOC136488697 gene encoding uncharacterized protein: MSAAYTRWIHHGESADTVVVENLEQEVEGSDHDFGIHVDVADDDYDEDHGVPEMIGDLYAVAEADGEQPRFARVLEDAKKSLSPGSSHSKFSFLVRMLYIKSCYRIGNIAFSTMLKLLSSGYPQSELPKSYDEAKKYLGELGLGFENIHVCKNNCVLFRKRYYKENVCPVCKASRWRDEIGNKRVPHKVLRHFPLLPRLKRIFASKRTSEETQWHKKTRTPVDNVMSHPADGEAWKEFDTREPTFADDFRNLRLALATDGFNPFGNMSTQYSPKSPGKDFDLFLEPLIEELLDLWKGQHGNSVTAPPAPYVLGKDQKIEFCKFLKGIKFPNGYAANLARYISEDGSKVQGKLKTHSCHILLQRIIPAGLRGLVRKDVYEAVAELGTFFRELCSRNLRIDVVKRLKEEIPLILCKLEKIFPPAFFDVMVHLVVHLPDEALLRGPVQYGWMYPIERRLGTLKNFVRNRARPEGSIAEAYMASDTLTFCSRYMEDIDNRFNHDDGSDGEMPLPDDISVFKHGVTLVGSNRSQYIDDVDLNKLVCLYRDNLE; encoded by the exons ATGTCAGCTGCATACAccaggtggattcatcatggggagtCGGCAGATACTGTAGTAGTTGAAAATTTGGAGCAAGAGGTCGAAGGAAGTGATCATGACTTTGGGATACATGTGGATGTGGccgatgatgattatgatgaggatCACGGAGTACCAGAGATGATAGGAGATCTGTATGCTGTGGCAGAGGCTGATGGAGAACAACCAAGGTTTGCAAGAGTCCTTGAAGATGCGAAGAAGTCACTTAGCCCGGGATCTAGCCATTCAAAATTCTCTTTTCTGGTGAGGATGTTGTATATCAAGTCTTGTTATCGAATTGGCAATATAGCATTTTCCACAATGCTGAAGTTGTTGTCATCAGGATACCCTCAGAGTGAGTTGCCAAAATCATATGATGAGGCCAAGAAATATCTTGGAGAACTGGGCCTTGGTTTCGAAAAtatccatgtgtgcaagaacaatTGTGTGTTGTTTCGGAAGAGGTATTATAAAGAGAATgtgtgcccagtatgcaaggcgtcTAGATGGCGAGATGAAATTGGGAACAAGCGGGTTCCACATAAGGTATTGAGACATTTTCCACTTTTGCCAAGGTTGAAAAGAATTTTTGCTTCAAAGCGCACTTCTGAGGAAACACAATGGCACAAGAAAACGAGGACGCCAGTCGACAATGTAATGAGCCATCCAGCTGATGGAGAAGCATGGAAGGAGTTCGACACGAGGGAACCAACCTTTGCAGATGATTTTAGGAACTTGAGGCTTGCCTTAGCTACCGATggattcaatccatttggcaacatGAGTACGCAGTACA GTCCAAAATctccaggaaaggattttgaTTTGTTCCTTGAGCCCCTAATCGAAGAACTGCTCGATCTATGGAAGGGT CAGCATGGCAACTCAGtcactgctccacctgctccgtatGTCTTGGGGAAGGATCAGAAAATCGAGTTCTGCAAGTTTCTCAAAGGTATCAAGTTTCCTAATGGATATGCGGCTAACctagcaagatacataagtgaAGATGGTTCGAAGGTGCAGGGAAAGCTGAAAACACATTCTTGCCACATACTCCTGCAAAGAATCATACCTGCTGGCCTAAGAGGACTGGTGAGGAAGGATGTATATGAAGCAGTTGCAGAGCTCGGGACCTTCTTCAGGGAACTATGTAGTAGAAATTTGAGGATTGATGTTGTCAAACGGCTAAAAGAAGAAATTCCATTGATCCtatgcaagcttgagaaaatCTTTCCACCTGCCTTCTTTGATGTCATGGTGCACTTGGTTGTCCATCTTCCTGATGAGGCACTGCTAAGAGGACCTGTTCAGTAcggatggatgtacccaatagaaaGGCGGCTAGGCACTTTGAAGAATTTTGTAAGGAACAGGGCTAGGCCAGAAGGATCAATTGCTGAGGCATATATGGCAAGTGACACCTTGACTTTTTGTTCTAGGTATATGGAGGATATTGACAATAGATTTAACCATGATGATGGTAGTGATGGAGAGATGCCATTGCCTGATGACATCTCTGTTTTTAAGCATGGTGTTACTCTTGTTGGATCTAATAGGAGCCAGTACATTGATGATGTTGACCTCAATAAGTTAGTTTG CTTGTATAGGGACAACCTTGAGTAG
- the LOC136487797 gene encoding uncharacterized protein, giving the protein MVEQGFAKWFRCHIENKRKENLESVSEGLWALSCGPDLRVKTCAACKVNGVRYSTVDRETFLLTQNSGVMTEGSHNGNNIDFYGVLKEVIELQYNSNLQVRRTVVLFRCDWFKQEGKTIGLRDDGHFKSINVQSLWYKTDPFILATQLKKIFYLQDTSLGKDWRVVQKFEHRNIYDVTKKDEAGHDVHQDDYCSVTEHVVQAGADNEVMHNIQGGEASIIEGNLQDLISSKKQPIIREDSEDEEEDETVLQYCSDGGNDNNDDMSLDDEDDDF; this is encoded by the exons ATGGTTGAACAAGGATTTGCAAAGTGGTTTAGGTGCCAT ATTGAGAACAAACGCAAGGAGAATCTAGAATCGGTTAGCGAAGGATTGTGGGCACTGTCATGTGGCCCAGATCTGCGAGTTAAGACTTGTGCAGCTTGCAAGGTTAATGGAGTGCGGTATAGCACTGTGGATCGTGAGACTTTCCTTCTGACACAAAATAGTGGTGTAATGACTGAAGGTTCACATAATGGGAACAACATAGATTTTTATGGAGTCCTTAAAGAGGTAATTGAGTTGCAATATAACTCAAATCTTCAAGTCCGTCGGACGGTGGTTCTATTTCGATGCGATTGGTTCAAGCAAGAAGGCAAGACGATAGGCCTTCGAGATGACGGACATTTCAAATCCATCAATGTGCAGTCATTATGGTACAAGACTGATCCTTTCATCTTAGCAACTCAATTGAAAAAAATATTTTACCTGCAAGACACATCTTTAGGTAAAGATTGGCGAGTTGTGCAGAAATTTGAACATAGAAATATTTATGATGTCACTAAAAAAGATGAGGCCGGTCATGATGTGCATCAGGATGATTATTGTTCTGTTACTGAACATGTAGTGCAAGCAGGGGCTGATAATGAGGTTATGCACAATATTCAAGGTGGAGAAGCCAGTATAATTGAAGGAAATTTACAAGACCTTATAAGCAGCAAGAAGCAACCTATTATTCGTGAAGAtagtgaggatgaggaggaagatgagacaGTACTGCAGTACTGTAGTGATGGTGGCAATGATAACAATGATGACATGTCCCtagacgatgaagatgatgatttcTAG
- the LOC136484716 gene encoding uncharacterized protein produces MLRSRVRQMRYRLKNKYFNGVPANEIRTTSPVACMTDEQWKALVAKWSDPKNMESSEKNKQNHRKVKYHQATGSRSYVAHLHAYKKKNNAEPSTEQNEELDAVEAFKTCHTSSKHGLTELAREAVSNMEALRTELVAEGETAVSSVQVVSQVLSQNSSNLFLKSVGIKPVPSSKSSSSNESELREQLAAEATAAIQGEIDELRKRSEEAEEKLARTQKEMEQYKQLIEINNKAMEENNALLKRILAINNASST; encoded by the exons ATGCTGCGCTCTAGGGTGCGACAAATGCGTTATCGGCTCAAGAATAAATACTTCAATGGTGTACCTGCAAATGAGATTAGGACAACTTCTCCAGTTGCATGCATGACTGATGAACAGTGGAAGGCACTAGTTGCAAAGTGGTCTGATCCAAAAAACATG GAATCAAGTGAAAAGAACAAGCAGAATCACCGTAAAGTCAAGTATCATCAAGCTACGGGTTCTCGCAGCTATGTGGCACACTTACATGCATAT aagaagaaaaacaatgcaGAACCAAGCACAGAACAAAATGAAGAACTTGATGCGGTGGAGGCCTTCAAGACCTGCCATACCAGCTCCAAACATGGTCTGACTGAACTAGCAAGAGAAGCAGTT tcaaatatggaagctttgaggacagaacttgttgctgaaggtgagacagcagtgtccagtgtgcaggttgtgtcccaggtgctctcccagaacagctcaaaccttttcctgaagagtgttggcatcaaaccagtgccatcctccaaatcatcatcatcaaatgaaAGCGAGCTTCGGGAGCAACTAGCAGCTGAAGCTACGGCTGCTATACAAGGTGAAATCGATGAACTCAggaagagaagtgaagaagctgAGGAAAAGCTGGCGAGGACACAAAAGGAGATGGAGCAGTACAAGCAGCTGATAGAGATAAACAAcaaggcaatggaggagaacaatgcgctgctcaagcgtatcttggccatcaacaatgcttcttcgacatga